Below is a genomic region from Bacillus carboniphilus.
TAAGATCTTGAGGTTTAGATAAAGAGGCTAGTTTTAGTAGTAAAGCTCGAGTTACAATTCCAACAATGATGTAATATATGAATGAATATCTGTATCTCCACTCTAAATAATTAACAAGTTTGACCCACTCGCAAAATGGTTCACCAATAAAGGCGTATGTTAGTGCCATAATGATTTGGGCGATTATAAAAAATTTCCATGTTCTAAAATATTGATATAACAACATGTATGCTACAGGTACCATTGAAAAATCAAAAGGAAAGGCCCTAGGAATAAAAGGAAGGAATGCAATTGGATAATCCCAAAACCTATATTGTAAGCCAACTACGTCTAATAAGGTTGTTGTTATGATTATTAAGGTACCAAACAACAAAATTTCTAAAATCATGTCC
It encodes:
- a CDS encoding CBO0543 family protein; this translates as MLPNNLNIVVISIENIFENSNEIRFFEDKLYLLELNDWLKNEFLTWEWWILAGFLVVPWVIWAKLVKRDMILEILLFGTLIIITTTLLDVVGLQYRFWDYPIAFLPFIPRAFPFDFSMVPVAYMLLYQYFRTWKFFIIAQIIMALTYAFIGEPFCEWVKLVNYLEWRYRYSFIYYIIVGIVTRALLLKLASLSKPQDLTTK